The Gossypium hirsutum isolate 1008001.06 chromosome D06, Gossypium_hirsutum_v2.1, whole genome shotgun sequence genome contains the following window.
ATTTCGGGAATGTTTCGGCTTGTATTTAGGAGTTCTATGCAATACAACCTAGGGTGTAGATTGGTGACAACATAAGTTTGGTTTTTATTACttcaatgttaattttttttaatattattcagtTTCAATTGATATTAGTATATAATCATGTATAATTGACTGTGTGTGTGCCAATGAAATTGGCTTTTGGGAAAAGGGAGAAGCCACTTGGGacaatgtaacagcctgattttgggcctagtcggaacagtggtttcgggaccacaaattcgacgaggaaaaaaaagatatttttattatatttttatggtctaaaatttcatggaatgattttgtgaaaatttcgacgtttgggcactcaatttagaaaaaaaggactaaattgtaaaaagtgcaaaagttgagttctacatgttagaagtgtccaattgttatgaaattttaaattagaggtccttaaatggaaattagaccattgattaactttttggacaaaaatggacatgagataaatgaaataggatatttttaagttgggggcattttggtaatttagtaattaaaagaattaaaaaggccaaaatagccaaaaatttgtccatcttcaagcctTGGCAGAATTTCACAAGGAAGgggagccatagttagggttttcaagcttccaagttctatagtaagtgattccaatccccgtttttaatgttctttacatttttagagtcttggtaacttaatttagcttattctagcaataatttaacctagggttaatatttgaaaaaatactcattggtaaaatgtgtttattttgatgttttatggtagaatatgaagcttgaaattatgttaaacaacttttgctaagcgattttaagtaaaaacgagtaaaacaacataatcggtaaaaatacctaatgttcataagtgttagagtgggaattcgatgtttccatagaagggagaaatgttcagcatgtcataatacataagaataagggatagagtttaatttacgagctttggggcaaaagtgtaaatatgcaaaagtttaggggcaaaattataatttttccaaagtttgagtcaagaactattttgataaatgtgagtattaaataagtcaaatgtgttattatagatcaagaaaaaagtggaatcgaccttggtcggagaaaagaaaagactaaagactaaattgctaaatttttatattgttgcaccaaagtaagatatgtgtaaataataataatatatttttataaattgtgaattatatttgatatgtgaattaatattgaatgtggaaggaaaattattcatgaattattcaagtgataaagtgtttaaaataaagtgttaagtgtaaattcccggttgaacttaggaatagaagtggatacaagtgacatgtcactagagaccagtgttacagtgttacagcgagtcccgggtgctgggtgatctagcatgtgttgtagacacctgatagcttgtgtgagaagGCTCGTGGATATTTCCAGtattattgatcagtggtagcttcggctacatttcagtggtagctacggctacatatcagtggtagcttcagctacatttcagtggtagctactGCTacgtatcagtggtagcttcggctacatattagtgtggcacttatgtgctaattctctacgtatccgtgtatattctgagtgttcaacgggaaattgactaagtgaaaatacatgagatcatgtaacgattaagtgtaattgaatgatgaatatatgtgtgaaattgaattgaatagtgatcgaaagtgaaaaagtgaaattatgaaatagtagaattagcaacaaaatagttttggatagaaaaaattatgtgactttgaaaaatcaccaaaaatggtggaaatagaattagagactaaataagatatgaaatgaaagattaatgagtctatttttacataaaagaaacagagcaatcaaaacacttatatattttgagatatttaaagtttagtgagatagggtcagaatgagtttggaatcccctgttctgactttggaaatttgttaaaaattgtacaaaaataattactgGCTAAACTTTATACGTATAGAaccctgaatgagtctattttcaagtgaAAAACGTAAGTaccatctgaattctgtacagtgagataattaatttttagtgaagagaggtcagaactgtcgagcagtgaaacaagggaaactttaaagaataaattttacttattggctaagtcaaaaattctgaaaattttatggtaagaagatatgtgaatctagtttttggtaaaattaacggatcttaatttggagctctgtagctccagataaaaataatttagtgactctgattCGGACagatagctttgaatatacatgtgagtgaatagtaaaattatagaaaatgttatttataagagtgttatgtacattaaggatgtgaactggagaggaggaggaaaaaaatatatgaatgatttgtataTAAATTAGTCATATGCCGATTACATTTGATAAACATTGAATTAGAAATGACATAATGTTTCATTTCAATTAGTTAttatgaattaaattgtatattcaTATGGATGAAACTGAACAATTATTTGTTAGTATTATGCATGACATAAtgtattattctatatatatgttcatggttgaattatgattgttgagaaagatagataaattggaaagaaagttcaaattgagtagaacgcagggttcagtactttcgttcagtgataaagACAAATTGACGGAAAATACCATGGATGGACCATGACAATAAGTGATATGtaattccatgtaagaccataactgggctatggcattgatatatgttatgtgattacgtgtaagaccatagttggactatggcatcgagaaaataaagtactcaattccataagacgttcactaatttgacaaagttggtaagtgttacatggactcACTCTCAAGTGATAGATTTATTGTGATTGTTGAAGTTGAATTCAATTAAGTGATTTCACCAATTGGATATTGTATATGGCaagatgtgttagtgaattacatatttatgaaatgatatttgaagttcagtaagtgatatatgaaaagatttatgattgttattgGTATTGTTTCTGACATAATGTGGATTCTTCGATGTTGAAATGATTTAACGGATTTATTGAGCATATAAATGAGTATGAGACTCATACGAGTTAGTATAGATATGtacacactacaccaaaacaggcttttagcggcgtttttttaggcctttagcggcgcttccacaagcgccacaaaaaatgccgTTGTTGACAACGTCGCTAATTCTGCGGTGTTTTAAGAAATAAACTCaaagtcatgacctttagcggcgcttttacaaaaacgccgctaaaggccatgacttttagcggtgcttttacAAAAACGCTACTAAAGGTCATGACTTTTAACGACACTTATACAACAAACACCACTATAGGTTATgactttagcggcactttttccaCAAACGACGTTAtagatcatgacttttagcggcatttttcccACAACGCTGCTAtagtcatgacttttagcggcgcttatcacacaaacgccgctaaaaatatatctttaaaaaaataattttttttcaaataatatttatttctatgataaatattatattatgttttaaggataaataaaaaaatattatttaaattaaattttcaacgaaaattttaactttaaaactaaatataaaaattaatgaatttaaatttagaatttaaaataataaattaataacacaattaaaatccaaaagttagaactcttaagtaaaaataaaaatttagaatcaaaactaaaataaataatacatttgcAAGGTAATGAAACGTACAATATTGTGTTTGATTACATATACATTTTTTTCTCAATATACAACCCTTCCTGCATGAAaccatataatttaatttgaagacgtactaaaatggaaattcatgaacaAGAAGATCAATGTTTTTCACTATATCTCACGCAGCAAGTCAAATTGCATTTGATTACATAAGATtcctttgaaattaaaaaaaaaaaaatcaaactagtTCACATCAACTTGCTCATGAACCTACCTCTGAGTAGTGACTGCAAAATTAAGATAAGAGTAGTGACTTACaacacgtttggttcgctgtaatggaataaagGCGTAATAGGTAattcttttgtttggttgaatggaatagaggtgtaatagcataaggaaaaaagataaaatgactagaatacccttagcagaatttttttaaggtagatgattattgttattgttattaaattttaataagattattaatataaataataaataatttaatcatattttaacataattgttataaaatataatttaataaaatatataatttaataaaattgttaataaatattcttatatgaatttactaataaaatcataatatataatactaaaatataatttaaaataattattattaaatataatttaataataatatataatttaataaattcttattcttatatgaatttattaaaatcataatatataatacaataaaatataatttaaataatgattattaaatataatttataatctactttattattattaaactgcaatacatatttaatgtgctaaaatatcatttgtggaacaaataatttaattattctacaataaaaaaatattagcagtaataaataactttagaattatattttgcataaacataatAACAATGAATATTAACAAAAGGTTAAATGAGATTCATGAAATTCTATGTCACAACCCATATGTTATACAGTTTTGCCACATCAAAAAGTTAGAACATTGTATATGACATACCatcccaaatattacaaacagaaaaagttacgaaaatgtcatcaacaaaaccataaattttaatggtcagtaagaaatcttctgacccattccaaccgtatatcagaaggtaaactaaagaaaactaccatttgagttggatgatctggaattttactCAATGCTTGAAACCGTTCATCCACAGTTAAACCTTCTATTTCACATAAGGTTGGATATAAATTTGACGCTTTTTCTTGGATGCCCTGGTGAACTACCACATCGGAGGCAAAACTCCTACTGATTTGTTCGCCAATTGCACGCATGTTTTCAGCCAATAAAATGGCAGCATCATTaactgaagaagaaaaatgaccaCTTGCATCAGaattcttttttttcctctttgaaGATGAGAAACCCCCTTAGTTTCTGTCTGGTTGCGGCCCCGtagcagaaacatccatgtcatccaaagagacATTAGCATCGCAGTCATAATAttcgtttctttcttcattaaTATCTGCAGCAGGTACATCCtcagcatttatttcttcaagaacgtCAACGGTTGTTTGAGCGTCTTTTCCAGTCGCTCGATCTtttgcgtatatggcagtaagttGGTCGTAGTAAGGGAAACTACGATGTCTGAACTGACCGACTTCTCTATGACTCTACAAAAATGAgaaaatcatattagttataagtttggtaaaaataagataatcAAGACTTGAACTCATTCTGTCtcaaaccgcatcttcagcaacaacgacaTGCCTATGGTCGTCCCAACCAAAACTGctgttgttttggccattaagcatgtcatagaCAATTGACCAATCCCTTTTTAGTAACCTAACCCTTGACTCGATATTAGGTCtagccttcaacattgcattgggtaaagccttttctaacattttttccaactcgtttaagtaaccggctttgaaccccgtATCAGCgttaaatgttccaacattgtgcaagtccaccATGCAGGAAACCAATGTTGCATCTTCTTCTAGAACTCATtttcttttggttcctcgagatgATTGGGAAGGAACATTTGATTCCGAAACACCTGGcatatttattttaagaaaaacaaacaaattaaaattaagtttaatatacaaagtgattatatatatatatgaaacttatAACTTGTAAGAAACAAAAAGGCAAGAAATAGAAGAGGCATTATGGTCAAGTTGAATAAAGTTAGAATACTGCTTTATGACAAAGGTGACAAATAGGTAACTGTGGTATTAGAAAATGTAAACTAATAATATATTAATGGTATGGATGGACTTATATAAAAGTCTATTTAATTAGCAAAGGTAATCTACCGTCCTCATCAATGTACTTCACCATTAACACTTTCTAATCAGCCTAACATGGTGCACAGTCCACAATTATCGTCTGCTTTCAAATTAATTCACTGTAAATTCAGTGtccatctttttatttatttatttagtattaatACTTATCTctcaaaataaataaagcaatttaatatttgtattgtTTAAAGGTAAgaaacaaatacaattaaaataatgttaacaattaatatataatacccatttgtcaaatttaagaaaaaaagggaaaaattatgtaatattaaaaaattaaaatatttcaacaatttagaataaattaaaaaataaattactaataaaataataaaagtttcctatgtttaaaaaaatacaacaaattcctatttttaaaataaaaataaacatgctataataatagaaaaacattcctaaaaaaagtaaacaaatattaaaaatgctcaaaatttctgcaaaataaaaaatgagatataattagaaaagaaacaggtctggtttcattttcattttagatGCAGACAGGTAGGCAAATTGTGTTTAACAGTCAAAAAAAGGGAGATCACTTTCGCTAGTTTCTATTACTTCACATGGCCAAATTAGTGGCTATATGTGCATGGCAGCCATTTATGAGGAGACTCTGGTTGAATGCCTCGTCAAAATCTCGTCATCTTCCATTAAGTTTAGGGTAGGATTTTTTGTGGCATAATCTAAAGAGTCATTGTCTAGGTTGAAAGTTATATGTACATTGGATTTAAGGGAATCTAAACTCTATACGCAGTACATTGCAACAAAGAGTAACTTCAACAACACAGATGTGTATAAAAACAAGGCTATTCAATAGAATAGGGTACCATAAAAGAGACTAACAGgcattgattaaataaaaaacttacacATACTTGAACAACTAATGATGTAgtttaaccaaaataaattggGAGTAAAAAAGTACATGGATACAGCCATGGGTAATGTCAAAACTCAAAACAACACACCATATTCCTTTCTTTCCCTTCTTCCTTAACTAGCGGCCCTTATCTGTCACTTTTCAGATTTGGTCTTTCCTGCCTACTTCTTTCTTTTTCgatcccttctttttcttttttttttctttttttgaggtTTTTTTATATGTTTCTGCTGTTGGGTTCTTTTCTAAAAATAGGGTACCACAAAAGATACTAACAGGCAAAAAAAGGTGCCAAATTATCTAGAAATAGTACAATACACCATGTAAATATTCTCTGAATTAATAAACAACAATACAATTTCAATCATTGAATGAGGAACAAAATGAGCACCATCATTAAGCAACAAAATCCAGAAGGTAAACAAAATGAGGAGCCAAATGAGCACCATAATTTGAAGCATACGGAACAAAATGAGGAGCAACAAAACAGAGAAACATTGGATTCCTAATATGCAAATCCAGAAGGTAAATAAAGAGCATCATCATTTAAGGATTTCCAATTTACCTTGATTGAATTGGAAAGCTTTTCTTGAGGGTTTATTTGGAGATACTTGGGATTGATATCTACTCACTGCATTTGAAGAACACAAGTCTATTATGGTCGACAAAACTGTACATATATAATATacctaaatgaaattgaaataggcTGAAAAAATTATACATTATTAAAACGGCAACATTGTTTAAGATACAGACCCAAATGCTCTTCAATCCTCCGTCAACATTAACAAGttcaaagaagaaagatgattaAAGCCTAAACTAGCACAACTAGAACATACGATACATTAAACAGGTGGAAAACATCACAACTTCATACAAGCCTTCAGCAAATTTAAACCGATTTGATATTAACTTAAAAGTTCCTTGAAATCTTCAAGCTTCGTTTAACTTCCACTATCCTGTTTATAAAGGGAGCTTTCCACTTGGTTGCTTAgaaatacaataataatttaaataatctaattttttttaatgagcaGTTCTAAAGAATTGCTAGAATTAGATActtttctttccatatttttctattttctcagAACACAAACAAGTGTCAAGCCTAAGAACCACAAAATCTTGCAAATCTGAAACGATCCAAGCAAGAAAAAAATAGCAAACCagaaagaggaaaaaagaaaaagaagcagaTATACCAAAACTTTCTATACTTGcctgaataaaatattttaaaaaaaaaaaaggaactacTTCAAAATCCAAGTGAGTATTGAAAGCTTCGATTGATCTCAAAACCGTAGAACAGCTCGAGAGTCCAAATAATTAAGACTAGTGCAGAAGCAGCAGATGAAAATGCTGGAAAAAGccaaattttctcttctttaagTTAAAATCTTCAAAGAAGCCAAGTGTGTATACTCATTCAAAAGAGTAAAATAATTGTGTAAGGATGTGTTTGGTTGCTGAGAAAGCGcagagaaaaaataaataaataaaatacaaaattctgAGGCGTGCGGAGAAGGATGCAGCTTTTTTGCTTGCCTCTACTTTTTTTTTCCTGCTTAACACAAAAATGAAATTCCTTTTATTTGGGTTTCAATTAAAAGAAGAGGAGGATTATACAAAATTAGCTACCATTGTTTGCATGCAATGGCGCCGAAGATCCTTATGTAACAGCTTGTAATGAGCCTTTCTAATTTTTCAAGATTTGGAAATATTTGTCGACAGGATTTGGATTTCACATTCGAGCAAATATAATTAGCACAGAGAAACAGAGAAATACCATTCAATTTCCATGAAAATCAATCAAGAAACCAATGCAGTTGGTAATTTCCATGAAAAGCAAACATTGTTTTTTACAAGTTTCAAACAAAAAAGGAATTCAAAACATACCCAGAAAGGATGGAGATCAACGCAACCTTGTCGGAATGTGGAGATCAATAACCTAGACAGAGCCCTAGTTCTTGCTCGAAAATGATGAGGCCGGAAGAAATCAGGAGGGAGagggtggaggtggaggtggctTTCGGgttgggagggtaaaacagggaagAAGGATTCGGTACAACCTAAAACGCAACCAAACTGACCTTTCCATCCGGAATGGAAACCATCAAATATGACgaataggggcgtaatgtaatcaGCCCATAATAGGGCATTACGTCCAACCAAACGTCGGAATAGGTAGGGCCCACTGAATCGGGCTGTAATGGTATTCCCATTACATCCAACCAAACGGGCTGTTAATTGATTTAATTCACCCACTACCACTGAAGGTGGTCTCTCCTCTTTAACAGGCCTTTCAAGCAAGAACCTACCTCTGAGTAGTGACTGCAAAATTAAGATAAGAGTGCTGCTAGTTTAGCATGGCAACATGTGAAAACAAAAGGATTTTCATAGAGCAAAACCGTATATATATTAACATCAATCATCAAGACATGATCACACAACAGTCCAGAAGTGATTTATAAGAGCTAATTCCATCATCGgcatacttttaatattttactttcataaaatattaaaatattttcaaaaaacatACGAATGATGTTACTTTCAGTCTTAACCATTTTATAGCAAGTATTATCCTTCTACAAAGAAATAAAAGGTTAACCTCCTCTAGTTTCCAACCTAGCATGAATATATGAGAAAGATGGATGAATGGTGAAAAACTTAGGTAACAAAAACATGGTTGTTAAAAAGGAAGTTCTCAGCTGGGATTGAAA
Protein-coding sequences here:
- the LOC107902072 gene encoding uncharacterized protein; this translates as MVYVLSVYNKKEKYNRITRIPLDFRQGDKFREAAISYINSLLTKGVPSLFSDLSPLYDHPGKQTCWSNLFLSWSIQLGLMGDILIDVSIPKTNEDFRLLYDTKGCFCLHAITGDETKSLLRGRFLLERPVKEERPPSVVVGELNQLTARLVGCNGNTITARFSGPYLFRRLVGRNALLWADYITPLFVIFDGFHSGWKGQFGCVLGCTESFFPVLPSQPESHLHLHPLPPDFFRPHHFRARTRALSRLLISTFRQGCVDLHPFW